From one Fundidesulfovibrio putealis DSM 16056 genomic stretch:
- a CDS encoding thymidylate synthase family protein, which translates to MFSDVIVLDDRPTRGGGLPDFSHAVIARLISSLESNPNASVVYLIGDQANGKNTVSELRQFDSKSIDIDRVSNKTMMPHSSIRNVADRIAGNIVFCSGEADISSDLANRLRLARDLKYKQFVNNESSKIFLNRNLKDLEFSLRREDGCRLHTASEAYPTVLEIARTSVGIPLITDQAGQELRELDDFKVYLENPTKDRIPEFLHDETEQLNNYFQKTFLDEESLFGKPLQRDKQLECVLRHVKNILTERNRFATRRAILVVPHDVKEGSDISPLGLVSVRILPRFENDRAILHYSFTWRTVEVLVGFPYSLYGSICFGEYLTDKVKSMCGPALENGVKMGSLSYVAHSLHMFVDGYGQNIARWIVNSATK; encoded by the coding sequence ATGTTTTCAGACGTAATTGTGCTGGATGACAGGCCCACTCGTGGGGGAGGTTTGCCGGACTTTTCTCATGCAGTAATTGCAAGACTTATATCATCGCTAGAAAGCAATCCTAATGCTAGTGTTGTTTATTTAATTGGTGACCAGGCGAATGGGAAGAACACAGTATCAGAGTTGAGGCAATTCGATAGTAAGTCTATTGACATTGACCGTGTGTCTAATAAGACTATGATGCCTCACAGTAGTATTCGAAACGTTGCAGATAGAATTGCTGGAAATATTGTTTTTTGTAGTGGTGAAGCGGACATTTCAAGTGATCTTGCAAACAGGTTGAGGCTAGCTCGCGATTTAAAATATAAACAATTTGTAAATAACGAGTCATCAAAAATATTTTTAAATAGGAATCTCAAGGATTTGGAGTTTAGCCTTAGGCGCGAGGATGGCTGTCGTTTGCATACTGCCTCTGAAGCATATCCGACGGTTCTTGAGATCGCACGTACATCTGTTGGTATCCCACTTATAACTGATCAGGCTGGTCAGGAGTTGCGTGAACTTGATGATTTTAAAGTTTACCTTGAAAATCCTACAAAAGACAGAATACCTGAATTCCTGCATGATGAAACTGAGCAGTTGAATAATTATTTTCAAAAAACTTTTCTGGATGAGGAAAGTCTTTTTGGAAAACCCTTGCAAAGAGATAAGCAACTTGAATGTGTGTTAAGGCATGTCAAAAATATTCTTACTGAACGTAATAGATTCGCAACAAGGCGTGCGATTTTGGTTGTTCCTCATGACGTTAAGGAGGGTTCTGACATTTCACCGCTGGGACTAGTTTCTGTTCGAATTCTTCCCCGCTTTGAAAATGATAGGGCCATACTTCATTATAGTTTTACGTGGCGAACTGTTGAGGTACTTGTTGGCTTTCCATATAGCTTGTATGGCTCAATTTGTTTTGGTGAGTATCTAACTGATAAGGTCAAGTCGATGTGTGGACCAGCCCTTGAAAATGGTGTTAAGATGGGGTCTTTGTCTTATGTTGCTCACAGTTTGCATATGTTTGTTGATGGATATGGGCAAAACATAGCTAGGTGGATTGTTAATAGCGCGACAAAGTAG